The sequence below is a genomic window from Providencia rettgeri.
CCTGTTGAGCGCACGTTTAGCACAAGATGTTTCTCGAGAAAACATCCGTTTAGCTGAAACAGGTCACATGCCAACGGTTAACTTAGATGCATCTACTAGCGTTGCAAATACCTATCAGCATGGCAGCGGTTATAACACGCCATATGGTGGTGGGGCGACCAACAGCTATAATGGACAAAATAGCATTGGCTTAAATTTAAGCATTCCACTGTATACTGGTGGTGCAGTCAGTTCTCAGGTTGAACAAGCACAATATGGTTTCCAAGGTGCGAGCGAACAACTAGAAAGCGTTTATCGCAATGTGGTTCAGTTAGTTCGTTCATCATTTAATAACGTATCATCGTCAATCAGTAGTATTAATGCTTACAAACAAGTCGTTGTTTCCGCACAAAGCTCACTAGATGCAATGGAAGCTGGCTACCAGGTAGGAACTCGTACAATTGTTGACGTATTGACAGCAACAACCGCGCTATACCAAGCGAAACAAAATCTGTCTAATGCTCGTTACGATTACATGATTAACCAACTGAATATCGAATTTGCTCGTGGTACGTTGAACGAAGACGATATTGCACGTTTGAATGCGAACTTAGGTAAAGAGATTTCAACCTCTGCAACTAGTATTATTCGTAGTACCAATGCGCCAAAAATGAACTAAAATTCTTAGTTTATTTGAAAATGATATAATGACCCGCTTATATAGCGGGTTATTTTTTGAAGGAAGCCAAGTAAATCGGTTAGAATTGCGAATTTGTACTAATTGGCCCGCTTACAACCCCTTTTCATTATCCTATGGCACAAATTCAGTGAATTCTCACTCTGTTCACTACGTTTTAGAACAAAAAATAACCTGTAGTTAATTTATTGATATCAAATAAAAATATTATTTTCCTCTTCAATAAATACCATGCTAATTAGAAAAAAATAGCAGAAAGTTATCAAAATGATAAATTCAACCCATTTCTCCTATATTTCTGCTTTAATTTTCAGCGGTTATCCCCTATCCTAGAGCTAACATCTAAAAACATCTTACTTAATTAAATTCAGGGTAATTACCATGACCATGAAGCGTACCAAAGATATTAATCAGAGCGCCTTCCGTAAGTCTTGGCGTTCATACCGTTTAGCGCCTGTGGCTGTCGCGGTCAGTGCCGTATTTATGCTTTCCGCTTGTGAAGAAAGCGATGAAACTGTATCACTGTACACCAACGCGCAAGATTGTAGCCAAGCGAACCCATCACAAGCCGAACAGTGCACCGTCGCTTACAATAATGCACTACAAGAAGCCGCTAAAACTGCACCTAAATATGAAACTCAGGCTGACTGTATTGCTGAGTTTGGTGAATCTATGTGTACTCAAGCCCCTGCTCAAGCGGGCCTTGCAGGCACTAGCTCAACAAATGGTGAACAAACCGCCCAAGCACAAAGCAGTGGCGGTAGTATGTGGATGCCATTAATGATGGGTTATATGATGGGCCGTATGATGGGCGGTAGCGCTGCATCACAACCATTATTCAGCTCGAAAAACCCAGCGAGCCCAGCCAACGGTAAATTTGTTGACGCTTCAGGTAAAAGCTATGGTCCTGCTGTTGCAGGTGGTCGTTCAATGAGCGTACCAAAAACCGCCATGGCACCTAAGCCACCAACAACTTCAACCGTGACTCGTGGCGGTTTTGGTGACACCGTCAATAAACAAGCGATGGCACAACGTTCATCTTCTTCTGCAAAATCAACTTCTTCCCGTTCGATGGGTGGTTGATAAGTAATGAAACGAGTTCCTATAGTAGAGCGCCCAAACTGGCGCGAAAAAGCTTCTGAGTTTGGCTTTGAATTTCACACTATGTATGGTGAGCCTTATTGGTCAGAAGACGCGTATTACCAATTCACGATGGCACAAATTGAAGAAATCGAAGATGCAACCGAGCAGTTGCATCAAATGTGCCTAAAAGTGGTTGAACGTGTTGTTGAAAGCGATGAGTTAATGGCGCGTTTTCAGATCCCTAAACATTGTTGGGAGTTTGTTCGCAGTTCATGGAAAAGCGAGCAACCTTCGTTATATTCTAGGCTTGACCTTGCTTACGATGGTATTAACCCCCCTAAGCTTTTAGAAAATAACGCGGATACTCCAACTTCATTGTATGAGTCTGCATTTTTCCAATGGATCTGGTTAGAAGATCAAATTGAAGCAGGGAAATTACCTGAAAATGCCGATCAGTTTAATAGTATTCAAGAGCAGCTGATCGAGCGCTTTACGCAATTAAAAGATCAGTATGGCTTCCGCTTGCTGCATATGTCTTGTTGCCGTGACACAGAAGAAGATCGCGGTACCGTTCAATATTTACAAGATTGTGCTAATGAAGCGGGGGTTGCCACTGAATTCTTATATATCGATGAAATTGGTTTAGGTGAAAAAGGCGAGTTTTCGGATACTCAGGATCAGGTGATTAGTAACCTGTTCAAATTGTATCCATGGGAATTTATGCTAAGAGAAATTTTCTCGACCAAATTGCAAGACGCTGGCGTGCGCTGGTTAGAGCCTGCATGGAAAAGTATCATTTCTAACAAGGCCTTATTGCCGATGTTATGGGAAATGTTCCCTGATCACCCAAATTTACTGCCTGCTTATTTCGCTGATGGCAAAACCCAGCCAGAACTCGAAAAATACGTTATTAAGCCACTATTTTCTCGTGAAGGTGCCAATATCCGTATCATCGAAAATGGTAAGGAAATTGCAGCGGCTGATGGTCCATACGGCGAAGAAGGCATGATTATTCAACAATTCCATCCACTTCCACAGTTTGAAGGTAGCTACACCTTAGTCGGAAGCTGGTTGGTGAATGATCAACCTGCAGGGATCTGTATTCGTGAAGATAAAGAACTGATCACTCAAGACTTATCACGCTTTTATCCACATACGATCATCGATTAATCGTATTTAAAATTAAAAGCTCAGCCCAAACATAGCAATATGATTTGGGCTTTTTTATCAATCAATTCTATTGCCGAAAAGTTTATCCTACCTGAATAGACAACATACTTAACGACGCCGACACAATTCCTTCAATCGGTGTGCTGATCTCTTCTCGCCCATCCCACGTCCCTAAAATAGGCAAAATAGGCAAGTAATGTTCTGGTGATGGATTCGATAATTTCCCATCCTCCCGTTCCAATCCTTTAGTCAGCGGATGGGGAATTTCATGACTTTGCAGATTGTCATACACAAACTTCTCAAAAGATATTGCCCATGGATACGGCTCGGCATGAGCATTTTGCCAATTCATCGCCCGCAGATTGTGTACCACGTTGCCGCTACCCATAATTAGTACACCTTCCTCTCGTAGAACCGATAACTTTTTCCCGAGATCGTAGAGCCAAGTAGCAGGTTTACTACCATCGATACTCAGCTGGATCACAGGGATATCGGCTTCTGGATACATACGCACTAAGATCTC
It includes:
- a CDS encoding DUF1190 family protein; translation: MTMKRTKDINQSAFRKSWRSYRLAPVAVAVSAVFMLSACEESDETVSLYTNAQDCSQANPSQAEQCTVAYNNALQEAAKTAPKYETQADCIAEFGESMCTQAPAQAGLAGTSSTNGEQTAQAQSSGGSMWMPLMMGYMMGRMMGGSAASQPLFSSKNPASPANGKFVDASGKSYGPAVAGGRSMSVPKTAMAPKPPTTSTVTRGGFGDTVNKQAMAQRSSSSAKSTSSRSMGG
- a CDS encoding glutathionylspermidine synthase family protein, with the translated sequence MKRVPIVERPNWREKASEFGFEFHTMYGEPYWSEDAYYQFTMAQIEEIEDATEQLHQMCLKVVERVVESDELMARFQIPKHCWEFVRSSWKSEQPSLYSRLDLAYDGINPPKLLENNADTPTSLYESAFFQWIWLEDQIEAGKLPENADQFNSIQEQLIERFTQLKDQYGFRLLHMSCCRDTEEDRGTVQYLQDCANEAGVATEFLYIDEIGLGEKGEFSDTQDQVISNLFKLYPWEFMLREIFSTKLQDAGVRWLEPAWKSIISNKALLPMLWEMFPDHPNLLPAYFADGKTQPELEKYVIKPLFSREGANIRIIENGKEIAAADGPYGEEGMIIQQFHPLPQFEGSYTLVGSWLVNDQPAGICIREDKELITQDLSRFYPHTIID
- the ygiD gene encoding 4,5-DOPA dioxygenase extradiol, translating into MSVNTSVVKNKLPAIFIGHGSPMNAIEDNPYTQAWEKLGKILPRPTAILVISAHWYTRGTAVTSMLKPKTIHDFGGFPEALYQIEYPAPGSPELAQQVASLLAPEPIYLDEQEWGLDHGTWEILVRMYPEADIPVIQLSIDGSKPATWLYDLGKKLSVLREEGVLIMGSGNVVHNLRAMNWQNAHAEPYPWAISFEKFVYDNLQSHEIPHPLTKGLEREDGKLSNPSPEHYLPILPILGTWDGREEISTPIEGIVSASLSMLSIQVG